The DNA region GTATTGGTGGGGCTTTTAATAAATTCTAAAACAGGTATAGAGATTACTTCTTTTTCTCTCTATTCTAGTTTTTTAATAATATTTTATATAATTAATGCTATATATCATTTTTTCCCTTTCAATAACAAAGCTAAAAAAGTATTTTATATACTTTCGCATGCTTTTTTTATTATGATGATATGGGGAGTTTATATACCGCCTTGTTTAATATCGCTTCAAGATGGTTGGGGCTGGAGTTTTTTTGGAGTTATTACTGGGCTTTGTGTACTTGGTATTACTTTAAGAAGCGTATTTAGCTATAGGTGGAGAGGATTTACGGAGACTATATATTACTTTCTTCTAAATTGGGTTTGGCTTATTGCTATACAAAAAATTTCATTGGCTGTTGGAGAGTATGGTGCTATACTTTATTTAACTGCTTTTTTACTTCTAAATATTGCTATGGTATTTTATAGACTTGCTATGTATGAAGTTAATAAAAGATATACTTTATTTCTTCCTCTATTTTATTCGCTTCTAATTCTGTCTAATATATGTCATGCTGTTTTTATGTTTAGATATGTTGCTAATATAGTTTAATATTTTTTAAGGAGATTATGTTTATGATTAATGAAAAATTGACTGAGTATATTTTTAACTCTATTAAAGAAAATTGGGATATTAATGCTTTTTGTGATTATGGTAAGGATAATTTTATAAAATATTCTGATGTGGCTAAACATATATTAAAAATGCATACCATATTTAAAAGAATGGAGATATATAAAGGAGATAAAATTGCATTATGCGGTTCTAACTCTGCTAATTGGGCTTTAACTTATTTATCTATAGTAAGCTATGGTGCTGTAGTTGTGCCTATACTCGTTGATTTTTCTAAAGATGATATTATTTCTATATTGAATGATTCTGGTTCTAAATATCTTTTTATGGATAAAAACATAATAGAAAAGATTGACAAAGAAAAATTTAGTTTTTTAAACAGAATATTTTATTTGGATAATTTAACTATATTTGACCATAAAAATGATTTAACAGAAGAATATAATGAGATTCTTGATGTACAATTAGAAAATTTCAGCAGAGAAACTTTTTCATTAACAATGTTTGAAAATGACACTTTGGCTACTATAATATATACTTCCGGCACTACAGGTTTTAGTAAAGGCGTTATGCTTAATCATAATTCACTTGCTGCTAATATAAGATTTGCAATAGATAATATGCCTATAAAACCAAATGACCATATACTTTCTTTTTTGCCATTAGCACATGTATTTGGCTGTTTGTTTGACTTTTTATTTCCTTTCTCCAAAGGTGCTTGTATATATATGCTTAGTGCTATACCTAGTCCTAATATTTTGCTTAAGGCTTTTGATGAGGTAAAACCAAACTTAATACTTATGGTACCTTTAATTTTGGAGAAAATTTATTTCAAGAAATTAAAGCCTACAATAGATAAGCCTATAATGAAAAAATTATTAACTTTTCCTTTTATATCTAAAATATTAAAAAATAAAATTAGAGATAAATTAACAGAATCTTTTGGTGCTAACTTCCATGAGGTAATAGTTGGAGGAAGTGCTTTAAATGAAGAAGTTGAAAGATTTTTAATGGATATAGGTTTTAAGTTTACTGTTGGTTATGGTATGACAGAATGCGGTCCTCTTATTAGTTATGCACCTTGGGATAAGCATGTTGCTAGAAGCTGCGGATGCATAATAGATACATTAGAGATAAAAATTGATTCTAACAGCCCTGAAGAAGTTGGGGATATTATGGTTAAGGGTGAAAACGTTATGCTTGGATACTACAAGAACCCTAAAGCTACTACAGATGTTTTATCTCGCGATGGTTGGCTTAGGACTAATGATTTGGGTGTGCTTGTAGATGGAAAGAGAATATTTATAAGAGGAAGAAGTAAAAATATGCTTCTTGGACCTAGCGGACAGAATATTTATCCTGAAGAGATTGAAAGTAAATTAAATACTATGCCTTATATATTAGAATCTTTAATTGTTCAAAGAGAAAATAAACTTTGTGCTTTGGTATATTTAGATGCTGAACAGGTTGCAAATCTTAACGATGAAGAGATAAAAACAAAATTAGATGAAGTGAGAAATAATCTTAATAAACTTCTTCCAGATTTTGCTAGAGTATCAAGCTTTGAAATACAAAAAGAAGAGTTTGAAAAAAATCCTACTAAAAAGATTAAAAGATTTTTATATAAATAAATATTTGGCTAATGAGTTATATTTTAAAATCTTCGAATATTATGCCTAAATTTGGAATAGGCACTTGGAGAATGGGCGAGAACGAGAGTAAAAGCAGTGTAGAAATTAATGCTATATATTATGCTTTAAAAAACGGAGTAAGGTTAATAGATACTGCAGAGATGTATGGAGAGGGAGGAGCTGAGATAATAGTTGGAGAAGCCTTAAAGAAAGCAAACATAAAGCGAGAAGAGCTTTTTATAGTTTCTAAGGTTTATCCTCATAATGCGGGTAGAGATAATTTATTTACTAGTTTAAAAAAATCTCTAAGTCGTTTGGGGCTTGATTATTTGGATATGTATTTGCTTCATTGGAGGGGTAGAGTACCTTTAAGAGAGACAGTTGAATGTATGGAAGAGGCTAAGAAAGAGGGGCTTATAAAAGATTGGGGAGTTTCTAATTTTGATATAGATGATATGAAAGAGCTTGAGAGTATAAAAAATGGAGATAAATGTAGTGTTAATCAGGTGTTATATCATTTAGCTTCAAGAGGTGTTGATTTTGATTTGGCTTCCTATATGCTTGAGAGAAATATAGTATTAATGGCTTATTGTCCTTTAGCACAGGCTGGAAATTTAGGCAATGATATATTAAACAATAGTGTCATTAAAAATATAGCAAAAAAACATAATGCAACATCAAGTCAAATAGCATTGGCTTTTATAATGTCTTTTGATAAGAGGGTGCCTATACCAAAAAGCTCTAGCGAAAAACATGTATTAGAAAATATTAACTCTCAAAATATTATATTAGATAAAGAAGATATAGAGCTTTTAAATAAAGAGTTTCCTAAGCCTAACAGAAAAATGCCTTTAGATATAGTTTAAAAATAATTTTATAAAAAAATTAAAAGGTATGTGTAATTAATGTTTAATATAATTGATATTGAAAATTGGGAGAGAAAAGAGCATTATTATCATTATTCTAATGTTAATCAATGCACTTATAGTATTACTTTAAAATTGGAAGTGTCAAATATAGTAAATAGTTCTTTTAAATTTTATCCTACAATTATATATTTAATATCAAAGACTGTAAACGATATAAAAGAGTTTAAGATGTCTTTTGAGGATTCTAAACTTGGCTATTATGATATTGTAAATCCAAGCTATACTATATTTAATAATAATTCTAAAACTTTCTCATCTATATACACAGAGTATAATGATGATTTTAATTTGTTTTATAAAAATTGTATTGAAGATATAAAAACTTATAGCATTAGCACATCATTTTCGCCAAAACCTTGTAATATCAAAAATTTATTTAATATATCATCTATCCCTTGGGTATCTTTTGAGGGTTTTAATTTAAATATCAATAATTGTTTTGATTATTTGCCTCCGATATTCACTATAGGAAAATATTTTAATGATTCTAATAAAATATTAATGCCTATTGCCATACAGGTTAATCATAGAGTTTGCGACGGTTATCATGTAGGTTTATTTGCAGAAAGTTTGCAAGAAAATATTTTTAATCTAAAAAAATAGATATATCATTATACCATTTATTTATATACTCTTTTAATTCATCGTATTTTATTTTTTCTTCTATAAATGAATCTCTATGCCATGGAGAAATCATATTTAATATATCATTTATATCATCAGAAAAATTATTAAAATTATTAGAGTTAATATTTTTTATTAATGATTCTAATTTATTTTTTAATAGTTCTTTGTTTTGTTTTTCTTTTATATGTTTAAAATCTTTTAATTGTTTATTAGAAGATTTTTGCATATTATATATATTTACATTTTCTATTTTTGCTGATTCTTTTGTGAGGGTGAAAAAATCTATATTCTTTGATAAATCTGCAACTAAACTTTCAAAATGATTTTTATAGCTTAAAAGAGAAGAGGAAGTATTTCTTAAACAATCATCAAAGCATTTTATTTTGTTATAATCATTTAGTCTTTTATATTTTTTTGTTTCAAAAGTATTTATTTTGTTGCTTGTAATAAAATCTAAAGCTATTGCATTTGAATATTTTGAATGGCTCTTATCATCAACATGACAGAAATCACACCCAGCAAGAAGAATATATTTAGGATTCAAAAACTCTGCTATTCTTAAAGCAGGCATAATAACGCTTCCTTCCATAGGAAAATAAATATTATCTTTTGTGTTGTATAATATTTTTTCAAGGCTTTCATTGTGTGAGAAAAAAAACTTTCTTTCGTTTTTTATGCTGTTTACTGGGTATGATGTATGAGTTGTAAATAGCAATATATCATCTTCTTTAAAAAGGCTTAATATATGCGTTAAAGAATAAAAACCTCCGTCTGTAGATACTACTGCGTTTGGTTTTATGTTATTATTAAGAAGAGTGTTTAATGAATGAGACACTGCTAAAACAAAATGGCTTTCTGATAACTCTTTTATTTTTTCTATATAGTTATCTATAGAAGCACCTGCTGATACTAAAAGAAGAGGTGTTTCTTTATTTAAATAGTTTTTAAAGCTTTCTATAGAATAATTAGAAGAACAATTAGAATGCATATTGTAAATAATGTTTCTTGCCCATATAGGAGCAAAATAATAATTAGATGTAAGAGACATTAATCTCTCTTTTATAATATTTGATAATTGTATTGTAATATTGTCATAATAGTTTTTATTTTCTTCGCTAACATTAGAAGCTCTTATATGTCTTATAACTACAAGCTTTTTAACATTATCTTCTCGAATAAAATTATTAAAAAACAATAAAACATCATTTTCTTCTGACAATATAATTATTCTATCAGCATATCTTATTTCTATATTTGAAAGTATTAATTTTAATAACTCTATATCTTTTTCTATTATTATAGCTTTATTTTTATTGTTTAATGACAAAAAATAATCTATATGATAAAAAGAAGCAATAGATAAAAATATAGCTGTATAATCTGCATCATTATTTTTTATATACTGCTCTATTAGTCTTTTAGCTTCTTCTATTGGGGCATAAAGAGAAGTGAGAGCTTTATTTTTGTATGATACGCTTATTAAATTGTTTTTATTAAACTTTATTTCATAGCTATCATTATTATTAATATTTTCAAGTTTTTTTATAGTATTTATATTATATTTATTTAAAGCTTCTATATTTTTTTTTAATATCATTTTCCGTCTTTATACTCTCTTATAATTCCTCTTACTCTAATAGTTAGCCCATATAATTTTTGCTCTGCTATTATAACATCTAAAGGCACTTGATTATATTTATCTTTTGCAACTAAAGCATCTGTACCATATTTTCCCTTTTCATATATTCTTACAGTTTTTAATTTTCCTCTTTCTAATTTTGTTTTTATTTCCGGACCTTCTTCTATTATAAATCTAATATCCTTTTTTACATTTTTAGCTTCAAGCCAATCAATTGAAAATGTTCCAATATTTTTATCAACAAATCTCATAAAAAATACTAAAGACAAAGCATCAAAAGCTAAACCATCATAAGTAATTTTTTCATCAGTTGTTCTTTTATCATTATAAATAAAATATCTTTCTTCATGATTAAAACGTGAAGTTTCATAATTAGTCCATTCACCTTCTTGAGCATCTTTAACTATAAGTAAAGGAGTAAAATCATTTGTAGATACCCAAGCCTCAAATACATCGCTTATTTTATATATAAGATTAGCAGCACCAGTACCATAAACATGTGCATACAAGTGATAAGCAGGAACTCCATCTACATTGCTAATAGCTAACACCTTAGCTTCAAGTGTTCCAACTTTTCCGCTTATATTAAACTCAGGCACCTGTGCTAATACATCATACTTAATATATTCGCCTTCTTTAAATGTTTGATTATAGCAGAAAACTATGTTTGATATTAGTATTGTTAGTGTTAAAACATATTTAATCATAAACATTCCTCTTGTTAGGTTTTATAAATTTATTATAAAATAATAAAATAAAAACACAATTATAAAAATATTTTTATTCGTTTTTATTATAATTGACTTTTAAGTATATTATAGATATAATAAACCCCATGTATAATGTAATAATAGCAGGTTCTACAGATTTTACTTCAGATTGTATTTTGCAATTAATGAAATTAGATAATGTAAATATATCAGCAGTAATTTCTACAATAGACACAAAAAAAGATAGAAAAGGCAATATTATACCAAACCCTGTAACCGTTACAGCTTTAGAAAATAATCTTAATTTATTAAAACCAGAAAATATTAACAGCGATGATTTTTATAACACATTAGTTGATTTAAATGCTGATTTTTTTATAGTTGTAGCATATGGCAAGATACTTTCAAAAAGAACATTGTCTATACCAAAAATAATGCCTATGAATATACACGGTTCACTTTTGCCAATATTAAGAGGTGCAAGCCCTGTTGAACATGCTTTGCTTTATGGCTTTTCTAAAACAGGTACTACATTGCAAAAAATGGATTATAAACTTGATGAGGGCGATGTTATATTGCAAGATGAGTTTGATATAGATAGTAATTGGCAATTTAATGAACTTTATGATAATATAAAAAAAAGCGGAGTTTACATCTTAAAAGAGTTTTTTGATGATGCTAATAAATACATATCTAATCTAAAAAAACAAGATGACAGCAAAGCTACTTATTGTACTAAAATAAAAAAAGAAGATGGAAGACTATATTTTAATAAAAGTGCTTTAGAGCTTCATAATATGACTAAAGCTTTTGTACGCTGGCCTGTTGCTTATTGTTATTATAATGATGTTTCTATAAAGGTTTTTAAAAGCGAATATAAAGAAAGCAGTAATAACAGCAATGATTTTGGTAAAATAGTTCATATTGATAATGAAGGCATACATGTTCAAGCATTAAATGGAATATATATTATAAAAGAGCTTCAGAGAGAGGGCAAAAAAAGACAAAGCGTAAAAGAGTTTTTATGCGGAAATAAATTAAATATAAATGAATATTTTAATTGATAAAATAAATTGGAGTAATAATTATATCTATGAAAGAGTTATTCAAAAAAATTAAATCTAAGTTTAATAATTTTTATAATGCTTATATAAAGAAGTTTATGAATAAAATACTTCCTAAGGGAATATTAACAGAAGATAAATCTCTTTTAGTAATAAAAAGGCTAATAATTTTTGCTTTGTTTTTATTTGTTTTGCAGGGAATAATAGTTTCAGTTGTTGTTTTTATAGTTGTGAAAGCTGGAGGAGAGTCTTTTGTGCTTCCTGATG from Brachyspira pilosicoli P43/6/78 includes:
- a CDS encoding hemolysin III family protein, which produces MSVLIKKNVSIICAIICIICASSAIAVLVGLLINSKTGIEITSFSLYSSFLIIFYIINAIYHFFPFNNKAKKVFYILSHAFFIMMIWGVYIPPCLISLQDGWGWSFFGVITGLCVLGITLRSVFSYRWRGFTETIYYFLLNWVWLIAIQKISLAVGEYGAILYLTAFLLLNIAMVFYRLAMYEVNKRYTLFLPLFYSLLILSNICHAVFMFRYVANIV
- a CDS encoding AMP-binding protein; amino-acid sequence: MINEKLTEYIFNSIKENWDINAFCDYGKDNFIKYSDVAKHILKMHTIFKRMEIYKGDKIALCGSNSANWALTYLSIVSYGAVVVPILVDFSKDDIISILNDSGSKYLFMDKNIIEKIDKEKFSFLNRIFYLDNLTIFDHKNDLTEEYNEILDVQLENFSRETFSLTMFENDTLATIIYTSGTTGFSKGVMLNHNSLAANIRFAIDNMPIKPNDHILSFLPLAHVFGCLFDFLFPFSKGACIYMLSAIPSPNILLKAFDEVKPNLILMVPLILEKIYFKKLKPTIDKPIMKKLLTFPFISKILKNKIRDKLTESFGANFHEVIVGGSALNEEVERFLMDIGFKFTVGYGMTECGPLISYAPWDKHVARSCGCIIDTLEIKIDSNSPEEVGDIMVKGENVMLGYYKNPKATTDVLSRDGWLRTNDLGVLVDGKRIFIRGRSKNMLLGPSGQNIYPEEIESKLNTMPYILESLIVQRENKLCALVYLDAEQVANLNDEEIKTKLDEVRNNLNKLLPDFARVSSFEIQKEEFEKNPTKKIKRFLYK
- a CDS encoding aldo/keto reductase, yielding MSYILKSSNIMPKFGIGTWRMGENESKSSVEINAIYYALKNGVRLIDTAEMYGEGGAEIIVGEALKKANIKREELFIVSKVYPHNAGRDNLFTSLKKSLSRLGLDYLDMYLLHWRGRVPLRETVECMEEAKKEGLIKDWGVSNFDIDDMKELESIKNGDKCSVNQVLYHLASRGVDFDLASYMLERNIVLMAYCPLAQAGNLGNDILNNSVIKNIAKKHNATSSQIALAFIMSFDKRVPIPKSSSEKHVLENINSQNIILDKEDIELLNKEFPKPNRKMPLDIV
- a CDS encoding CatA-like O-acetyltransferase; this encodes MFNIIDIENWERKEHYYHYSNVNQCTYSITLKLEVSNIVNSSFKFYPTIIYLISKTVNDIKEFKMSFEDSKLGYYDIVNPSYTIFNNNSKTFSSIYTEYNDDFNLFYKNCIEDIKTYSISTSFSPKPCNIKNLFNISSIPWVSFEGFNLNINNCFDYLPPIFTIGKYFNDSNKILMPIAIQVNHRVCDGYHVGLFAESLQENIFNLKK
- a CDS encoding motility associated factor glycosyltransferase family protein, whose amino-acid sequence is MILKKNIEALNKYNINTIKKLENINNNDSYEIKFNKNNLISVSYKNKALTSLYAPIEEAKRLIEQYIKNNDADYTAIFLSIASFYHIDYFLSLNNKNKAIIIEKDIELLKLILSNIEIRYADRIIILSEENDVLLFFNNFIREDNVKKLVVIRHIRASNVSEENKNYYDNITIQLSNIIKERLMSLTSNYYFAPIWARNIIYNMHSNCSSNYSIESFKNYLNKETPLLLVSAGASIDNYIEKIKELSESHFVLAVSHSLNTLLNNNIKPNAVVSTDGGFYSLTHILSLFKEDDILLFTTHTSYPVNSIKNERKFFFSHNESLEKILYNTKDNIYFPMEGSVIMPALRIAEFLNPKYILLAGCDFCHVDDKSHSKYSNAIALDFITSNKINTFETKKYKRLNDYNKIKCFDDCLRNTSSSLLSYKNHFESLVADLSKNIDFFTLTKESAKIENVNIYNMQKSSNKQLKDFKHIKEKQNKELLKNKLESLIKNINSNNFNNFSDDINDILNMISPWHRDSFIEEKIKYDELKEYINKWYNDISIFLD
- a CDS encoding DUF3108 domain-containing protein yields the protein MIKYVLTLTILISNIVFCYNQTFKEGEYIKYDVLAQVPEFNISGKVGTLEAKVLAISNVDGVPAYHLYAHVYGTGAANLIYKISDVFEAWVSTNDFTPLLIVKDAQEGEWTNYETSRFNHEERYFIYNDKRTTDEKITYDGLAFDALSLVFFMRFVDKNIGTFSIDWLEAKNVKKDIRFIIEEGPEIKTKLERGKLKTVRIYEKGKYGTDALVAKDKYNQVPLDVIIAEQKLYGLTIRVRGIIREYKDGK
- the fmt gene encoding methionyl-tRNA formyltransferase — translated: MYNVIIAGSTDFTSDCILQLMKLDNVNISAVISTIDTKKDRKGNIIPNPVTVTALENNLNLLKPENINSDDFYNTLVDLNADFFIVVAYGKILSKRTLSIPKIMPMNIHGSLLPILRGASPVEHALLYGFSKTGTTLQKMDYKLDEGDVILQDEFDIDSNWQFNELYDNIKKSGVYILKEFFDDANKYISNLKKQDDSKATYCTKIKKEDGRLYFNKSALELHNMTKAFVRWPVAYCYYNDVSIKVFKSEYKESSNNSNDFGKIVHIDNEGIHVQALNGIYIIKELQREGKKRQSVKEFLCGNKLNINEYFN